In one Parageobacillus genomosp. 1 genomic region, the following are encoded:
- a CDS encoding ABC transporter substrate-binding protein, translating to MRRKTWMTLLALMLAVSMALVGCGKSEKTSSGEKEKSSSQDTLVYGRGGDSVSLDPAVVTDGESLKVTKNIFDTLLDYNDEDTTVKPALATEWTISDDGLTYTFKLRKGVKFHDGTDFNAQAVVFNFERWANGNADKFPYYGSMFGGYKNDESHVIKEVKAVDDYTVQFVLKRPQAPFLKNIAMTPFAIASPAAIKKYGDKFGEHPVGTGPFVFKEWKRNERIVLEKNKDYWEKGYPKLNQLIFVSIPDNSARLNALLKGEIDLMEDLNPADLKQVEGNKDFQIFKRPSMNVGYVGLTVTRGPLKNKLVRQALNYAVDKKAIIDAFYAGQAEPAKNPMPPSIPGYNDAIQDYPFDLNKAKELLAQAGYPNGFEMELWAMPVPRPYMPDGQKVAEALQANFAKIGVKAKIVTYEWATYLEKAAKGEADAFLLGWTGDNGDADNFLYALLDKDSIGSNNYTYYSNDELHKILVEAQTVSDENKRNELYKKAQEIIKEDAPWIPLVHSTPLLAGKANIKGFNPHPTGSDKFTKVEFE from the coding sequence ATGAGGAGAAAAACATGGATGACATTGCTTGCATTAATGCTTGCAGTGTCGATGGCGCTTGTTGGCTGCGGAAAGTCAGAAAAAACAAGCAGCGGCGAAAAAGAAAAATCATCATCGCAAGATACGCTCGTCTACGGACGTGGCGGCGATTCTGTCTCGCTTGACCCGGCTGTGGTCACAGATGGCGAATCGCTAAAGGTAACGAAAAATATTTTTGACACACTGCTAGACTATAATGACGAAGATACGACCGTAAAACCGGCGCTAGCGACAGAATGGACGATTTCTGATGATGGATTGACTTACACATTTAAGCTCCGCAAAGGTGTGAAATTCCATGATGGAACGGATTTCAACGCCCAAGCGGTTGTCTTCAACTTCGAACGTTGGGCCAACGGCAATGCGGATAAATTTCCGTATTATGGCTCGATGTTTGGCGGTTATAAAAACGATGAAAGCCATGTCATTAAAGAAGTAAAAGCAGTGGACGACTACACGGTTCAATTCGTGTTGAAACGTCCGCAAGCTCCGTTTTTGAAAAATATTGCCATGACGCCATTTGCGATCGCCAGCCCAGCGGCAATTAAAAAATATGGCGACAAGTTTGGCGAGCATCCAGTGGGAACTGGACCATTCGTGTTTAAAGAATGGAAGCGCAACGAACGAATCGTCCTCGAAAAAAATAAAGATTATTGGGAAAAGGGCTATCCGAAGCTGAATCAATTAATCTTTGTTTCGATTCCAGATAACTCCGCCCGTCTCAATGCGTTGCTAAAAGGCGAAATCGATTTGATGGAAGACTTGAATCCGGCCGATTTGAAACAAGTGGAAGGAAATAAAGATTTTCAAATTTTTAAACGTCCGTCGATGAACGTCGGTTACGTCGGATTGACGGTGACGAGAGGACCGTTGAAAAACAAATTAGTCCGCCAAGCATTGAACTACGCGGTGGACAAAAAGGCGATTATTGACGCGTTCTACGCCGGTCAGGCGGAACCGGCGAAAAACCCGATGCCGCCAAGCATTCCTGGCTATAATGATGCGATTCAAGACTACCCGTTTGATTTAAATAAAGCGAAAGAATTGCTCGCACAAGCGGGATATCCGAATGGCTTTGAAATGGAGCTATGGGCTATGCCGGTGCCTCGTCCATATATGCCAGATGGTCAAAAAGTAGCGGAAGCTCTCCAAGCTAACTTTGCGAAAATTGGAGTAAAAGCGAAAATCGTTACGTATGAATGGGCAACGTACTTAGAAAAAGCAGCAAAAGGAGAAGCGGATGCGTTCTTGCTTGGTTGGACCGGCGATAACGGTGACGCCGACAACTTCTTATACGCTTTGTTAGACAAAGACAGCATCGGCAGCAACAACTATACGTATTACTCCAATGATGAACTTCACAAAATTTTAGTCGAGGCGCAAACCGTCAGCGACGAAAATAAACGAAATGAGCTTTACAAAAAAGCGCAAGAAATCATTAAAGAGGATGCACCATGGATTCCGCTCGTTCACTCGACACCGCTGCTTGCCGGAAAAGCAAACATTAAAGGCTTTAATCCGCATCCGACTGGTTCGGATAAATTTACAAAAGTTGAATTTGAATAA
- the nikC gene encoding nickel transporter permease, which produces MAELARNQTPLHTVQEQTESASLWKEGWRRFRKNKIALVGLGIVVFFILLAIFAPLLAPYDFKEQNLAERLQPPSSEHFFGTDDFGRDIFSRVIYGARISLWVGFFSVLGSVIVGSLLGIIAGYYGRWIDGIISRLFDIMLAFPSILLAIGIVAVLGPSLQNALIAIAVINIPNFGRLIRSRVLSIKQEEYVMAARAIGMSDMRILFHHILPNSMAPIIVQGTLAIATAIIEAAALGFLGLGAQPPNPEWGKMLADSKDFLTQAPWTMIFPGLAIMLTVLGFNLMGDGLRDALDPRMKS; this is translated from the coding sequence ATGGCGGAACTGGCACGCAATCAAACACCGCTGCATACGGTGCAAGAACAAACAGAGTCTGCTTCCCTATGGAAAGAAGGATGGCGCCGATTTCGCAAAAACAAAATCGCCCTTGTCGGACTGGGCATCGTCGTCTTTTTTATCTTGCTGGCGATTTTTGCTCCACTGCTTGCGCCTTATGACTTTAAAGAGCAAAATTTAGCAGAGCGGTTGCAGCCGCCGTCATCGGAACATTTCTTTGGGACAGACGATTTTGGCCGAGACATTTTTTCCCGTGTTATTTATGGTGCAAGAATCTCGCTATGGGTCGGCTTTTTCTCTGTGCTTGGCTCGGTTATTGTCGGCTCGCTGCTCGGTATTATCGCCGGGTATTACGGGCGCTGGATTGATGGCATTATTTCGCGTTTGTTTGATATTATGCTCGCTTTTCCAAGCATTTTGTTGGCTATTGGCATTGTCGCCGTGCTCGGGCCGTCTTTGCAAAATGCATTAATTGCGATTGCCGTCATCAACATTCCGAACTTTGGGCGCTTGATCCGCTCACGCGTCTTAAGCATTAAACAAGAAGAATACGTCATGGCGGCAAGAGCAATTGGAATGAGCGATATGCGCATTTTGTTCCACCACATTTTGCCGAACAGCATGGCGCCGATTATTGTACAAGGGACGCTGGCGATTGCGACGGCCATCATTGAAGCAGCAGCTCTTGGATTTTTAGGATTAGGGGCGCAGCCGCCAAATCCGGAGTGGGGGAAAATGCTTGCTGATTCGAAAGACTTTTTGACACAGGCGCCATGGACGATGATTTTTCCAGGGCTGGCCATTATGCTTACGGTGCTTGGCTTTAACTTAATGGGAGACGGGTTGCGCGACGCGCTAGATCCGCGCATGAAAAGCTAA
- a CDS encoding FUSC family protein has product MKLGARIFKTGIAVTLALFLAALLHLPSPVFAGISAVFAMQPTIYRSYLSLVEQVQANIIGAILAIIAVLLFGRDPFIVGLTLMIVIALCLKMRLESTISVALVTVIAIMEYTDKQFIEFAVIRFLTIMLGIFAAFIVNLIFLPPKYEKKLYEKISENTENILKWIRIHTRHASEHHILKEDIEKIKENMTKLEHLYLMYKEERTYFRKNRFQKSRKLVLYRQMIVTANRALDTLKLLHRFENELYRMPLEFQQIIRSQLDCLLYYHEQILLKFIGKVKHQPRMETADEAHQERMRLIEAFYAHHHPLNEYYLFSLVGTIIDYSEQLEHLDKLIDSFQHYHQDSSLAKTLIND; this is encoded by the coding sequence ATGAAGCTCGGTGCCCGCATTTTTAAAACGGGAATCGCCGTTACATTGGCGCTTTTCCTCGCAGCGCTGCTACACTTGCCTTCTCCCGTATTTGCGGGGATTTCGGCTGTATTTGCGATGCAGCCAACGATCTATCGCTCTTATCTTTCATTGGTCGAACAAGTGCAGGCGAATATCATTGGGGCCATCTTGGCAATCATCGCCGTCCTGTTATTTGGACGCGATCCATTTATTGTCGGCCTTACGCTCATGATTGTTATCGCCCTTTGCTTAAAAATGCGCCTTGAATCTACCATTTCGGTGGCGTTAGTTACAGTTATCGCTATTATGGAATATACAGATAAACAGTTTATTGAATTTGCCGTTATCCGTTTTCTCACTATTATGCTTGGCATATTTGCTGCCTTTATTGTCAATTTAATCTTTCTTCCCCCAAAATATGAAAAGAAACTATATGAGAAAATTAGCGAAAACACAGAAAACATTTTAAAGTGGATTCGCATCCATACGAGACACGCATCAGAGCATCATATTTTGAAAGAAGATATTGAAAAAATAAAAGAAAATATGACGAAGCTGGAACATCTTTACTTAATGTATAAAGAAGAGCGCACGTATTTTCGCAAAAATCGTTTCCAAAAATCGCGAAAGCTCGTGTTATATCGGCAAATGATCGTCACAGCTAACCGGGCGCTCGATACATTAAAACTCCTTCATCGCTTTGAAAACGAGCTGTATCGCATGCCGCTCGAATTCCAGCAAATCATCCGTTCGCAGTTAGACTGTCTTCTCTATTATCACGAACAAATATTATTAAAGTTTATAGGCAAAGTAAAACATCAGCCACGCATGGAAACGGCTGATGAAGCGCATCAAGAAAGAATGCGGTTAATCGAGGCGTTTTACGCACATCATCATCCATTGAACGAATATTATCTTTTCTCGTTGGTTGGCACGATTATCGATTATAGCGAGCAGTTGGAACATCTTGATAAGCTTATTGACAGTTTCCAACATTATCACCAAGATTCTTCCCTAGCGAAAACTTTAATTAACGACTAA
- a CDS encoding ABC transporter permease: MLSYTVRRILMVIPVLLGMSLVVFFMIRAIPGNPAQVILGQKATKEAVAALTHKLGLDQPWYVQYIKYLGGLLQGDLGESIRTGAAISDEIWPYLAATLELSLAAMIIAVVIGVNAGIISAWFQNSWFDYVAMVLALIGVSMPIFWLGLMEQWVFAIQLDWLPTSGREDVRNPIEPITHLYLLDTLLAGNTEQFMQVAQHLILPSVALATIPMAIIARITRSSMLEVMKSDYIRTARAKGLSMFWVVYKHSLKNAIIPVLTVIGLQTGLLLGGAILTETIFSWPGIGRYIYDAINYRDYPVIQSGILVIATIFIFINLIVDLLYAAIDPRIKYN, from the coding sequence GTGCTTTCATATACAGTCAGAAGAATACTAATGGTCATTCCTGTATTGTTGGGAATGTCGCTTGTCGTTTTTTTCATGATTCGCGCGATACCGGGCAATCCCGCGCAAGTCATTTTAGGACAGAAAGCAACGAAGGAAGCGGTTGCTGCGCTAACACATAAGCTAGGATTAGACCAGCCTTGGTATGTGCAGTACATCAAATATTTAGGCGGCTTGCTGCAAGGGGATTTAGGCGAGTCGATCCGCACCGGCGCCGCGATATCGGATGAAATTTGGCCGTATTTAGCCGCGACGTTGGAGCTTTCGCTAGCCGCGATGATCATCGCTGTCGTCATCGGGGTTAATGCCGGTATTATTAGCGCCTGGTTTCAAAATTCTTGGTTTGATTATGTCGCGATGGTCTTAGCGCTTATTGGCGTTTCGATGCCGATTTTCTGGCTTGGCCTGATGGAGCAATGGGTGTTTGCCATTCAGTTAGATTGGCTGCCGACATCAGGACGGGAAGACGTGAGAAACCCGATAGAGCCGATTACCCATCTGTATTTGCTTGACACGCTTCTAGCAGGAAATACGGAGCAATTTATGCAAGTCGCGCAGCATTTAATTTTACCAAGCGTCGCCTTGGCGACGATTCCGATGGCGATTATCGCCCGGATTACGCGCTCGAGCATGCTTGAAGTGATGAAATCGGATTACATCCGCACGGCGAGAGCAAAAGGTTTAAGCATGTTTTGGGTCGTGTACAAGCATTCATTGAAAAATGCGATCATTCCGGTGTTGACTGTTATTGGTTTGCAAACAGGCCTGTTGCTTGGCGGCGCGATTTTAACGGAAACGATTTTTAGCTGGCCTGGCATTGGCCGCTACATTTACGACGCGATTAACTATCGCGATTATCCGGTTATTCAGTCGGGAATTTTAGTGATTGCTACCATCTTTATTTTTATCAACTTAATCGTCGATCTGCTTTACGCGGCGATCGATCCGCGCATCAAATATAACTAG